In Cetobacterium somerae ATCC BAA-474, the genomic stretch AAAAGTGATGTTAATTTTTCTTTTATTCTTTCTTTTTTTATATTTTGATTTGTTTTAATTTTATTTTGGTTCAAAGATTGTTTTATCTCTTTAATTTTTTCTTTTGGATTTTCAGAATTTAAAATTTCAACTATAATTTCCTCATTTTCTTTTTCAATTTTTTTTAAATCTTTTATAATTCTATCAGGAAGTTTATAAATGGTAGCTGAATCATATTGTATAGATAGTTGTTTTCTATCCAAACAAAGATATACAAAATCTTTTTTAAATCCTAAATTTTCATACCATTTTCCAAACATCCCATTTTTATTATTCGAAAATATTTTATGAGCTTCTAAAAAAACATCTCCTAATTCTTTTATATTTTCTTTTAATAAGTTCCCTGTATAAATTGCTTTTTTTTCAAGTTCAATTAAATATTCTTTATCATTAGTATTGAAACCAGTATAATCAAAATTTGAATCGAATTTATCTTTTTTTATTACGACTTCACTTTTTTTATAATTTGCTAACAATCCCATTTTATAATTTCCCCCACTAAATTTTTATAATCTATTGCTGCTGTACATGTAGAATCTATTTGATAAATTGAATTTTTATCAAGTCCTAATAAATTTAATTTTGAACAAGTTCTTATTGTAGATATAGTTGTCTTAAAATTTTCTTTTAAATGTTCAAAGATTTCTTTACTTACTTTTTTTCTTTTATCTAGTTTAGTTGGTAAAACTAAAGTATTTTTTATTTTTACATCTAACTCTTCTTCTGTTTGTTCTAATGTTTGAATTAAAAGATTCAAGCCATCTAAAGCTAAAAGTTCTGTTTCACAAGGAATTAATATATAATCTGAAGCATATAAAGCATTTATAGTAAATAAATTCATACTAGGAGGGCAATCAATTATTATATAATCATATGTTTTTTCTAGTTTATTTAAAGCTTTTTTTAATAATTTTTCTGTTCCAAATTTAGAAGTCAATTGTCTTTCTGCTAAGTTTAAAATTAGATTAGATGGAATTAAATCAAAATTTTCTGTTTCAACAATAACATTATTAATATTTTTTTGATCTACTAAAATATCTTTTATTGTTAATTTAGGAGTTTCAGATAAGGCTGTAAATGTTAAACTAGCCTGAGGATCTGTATCAATTAATAAAACTTTTTTATTTTGTAATGTTAATCCTGATCCGATACAATGAGTTGTTGTTGTTTTTCCTACTCCACCTTTAAAATTAATAATTGAAATTATTTTAGACATTTTTTCCTCCTGATTAAAGTTTATTTTTATTTGCTCTGTAGTAATATCTATTTTAACTAATTGATTTT encodes the following:
- a CDS encoding ParA family protein, whose translation is MIFEKKINIIFNKKNKISTAYLNIPIKGIKIMNEPKILKCFYNQKNNEIILKKDNEGQPLIVQANGNSKLYRFTLDKEIIEKTGYKKNQLVKIDITTEQIKINFNQEEKMSKIISIINFKGGVGKTTTTHCIGSGLTLQNKKVLLIDTDPQASLTFTALSETPKLTIKDILVDQKNINNVIVETENFDLIPSNLILNLAERQLTSKFGTEKLLKKALNKLEKTYDYIIIDCPPSMNLFTINALYASDYILIPCETELLALDGLNLLIQTLEQTEEELDVKIKNTLVLPTKLDKRKKVSKEIFEHLKENFKTTISTIRTCSKLNLLGLDKNSIYQIDSTCTAAIDYKNLVGEIIKWDC